In Streptomyces sp. NBC_00878, a single window of DNA contains:
- the rpsS gene encoding 30S ribosomal protein S19 translates to MPRSLKKGPFVDDHLIKKVDAQNEAGSKNVIKTWSRRSMIIPAMLGHTIAVHNGKTHIPVFVTESMVGHKLGEFSPTRTFRGHVKDDRKSKRR, encoded by the coding sequence ATGCCGCGCAGTCTCAAGAAGGGGCCCTTCGTCGACGACCACCTGATCAAGAAGGTGGACGCCCAGAACGAAGCCGGTTCCAAGAACGTCATCAAGACCTGGTCCCGTCGCTCGATGATCATCCCGGCCATGCTCGGCCACACGATCGCGGTGCACAACGGCAAGACCCACATTCCGGTGTTTGTCACCGAGTCGATGGTCGGCCACAAGCTCGGCGAGTTCTCGCCGACGCGCACCTTCCGGGGTCACGTCAAGGACGACCGGAAGTCGAAGCGCCGCTAA
- the secY gene encoding preprotein translocase subunit SecY — protein sequence MLTAFARAFKTPDLRKKLLFTLGIIVVYRVGTHIPIPGVDYKNVQICIDNASQNTGLFGLVNMFSGGALLQITIFALGIMPYITASIILQLLTVVIPRLEALKKEGQAGTAKITQYTRYLTVALAILQGTGLVATARSGALFTSCPVANQIVPDQSIFVTITMVITMTAGTAVVMWLGELITDRGIGNGMSILMFISIAATFPSALWAIKQQGDLADGWIEFGTVIAVGLFMVGLVVFVEQAQRRIPVQYAKRMIGRRSYGGTSTYIPLKVNQAGIIPVIFASSLLYIPALIAQFAGGTSGWKTWIEQHLADTAAPAHIVLYFFLIIFFAFFYVAISFNPEEVADNMKKYGGFIPGIRAGRPTAEYLGYVLNRITWPGSLYLGLIALVPTMALAGFGANQNFPFGGTSILIIVGVGLETVKQIESQLQQRNYEGFLR from the coding sequence GTGCTCACCGCGTTCGCCCGGGCGTTCAAGACGCCCGACCTGCGCAAGAAGCTGCTCTTCACGCTCGGCATCATCGTGGTCTATCGGGTGGGCACACACATCCCGATCCCCGGTGTCGACTACAAGAACGTCCAGATCTGTATCGACAACGCGAGCCAGAACACGGGTCTGTTCGGCCTGGTCAACATGTTCAGTGGTGGCGCGTTGCTGCAGATCACGATCTTCGCGCTGGGCATCATGCCGTACATCACGGCGAGCATCATTCTGCAGCTGCTGACCGTGGTGATCCCGCGTCTGGAAGCCCTCAAGAAGGAGGGCCAGGCCGGTACGGCGAAGATCACGCAGTACACCCGTTACCTGACGGTGGCGCTGGCCATCCTTCAGGGCACCGGTCTGGTGGCCACCGCGCGCAGCGGTGCGCTGTTCACCAGCTGCCCGGTCGCGAACCAGATCGTGCCGGACCAGTCGATCTTCGTGACCATCACGATGGTCATCACGATGACCGCCGGTACGGCCGTCGTCATGTGGCTCGGTGAGCTCATCACCGACCGCGGCATCGGCAACGGCATGTCGATCCTGATGTTCATCTCGATCGCCGCGACCTTCCCGTCCGCGCTGTGGGCCATCAAGCAGCAGGGTGACCTCGCGGACGGCTGGATCGAGTTCGGCACCGTGATCGCGGTCGGCCTGTTCATGGTCGGCCTGGTCGTCTTCGTGGAGCAGGCTCAGCGCCGTATTCCCGTTCAGTACGCGAAGCGGATGATCGGCCGCCGGTCCTACGGCGGTACGTCGACCTACATTCCGCTGAAGGTCAACCAGGCGGGCATCATCCCTGTGATCTTTGCCTCGTCGCTGCTCTACATCCCGGCGCTGATCGCGCAGTTCGCCGGTGGAACGTCCGGCTGGAAGACCTGGATCGAGCAACATCTGGCGGATACGGCCGCGCCGGCGCACATCGTCCTCTACTTCTTCCTGATCATTTTCTTCGCGTTCTTCTACGTGGCGATCTCGTTCAACCCCGAGGAAGTCGCGGACAACATGAAGAAGTATGGTGGCTTCATCCCGGGCATCCGGGCTGGCCGACCGACCGCTGAGTACCTGGGATACGTACTCAACCGGATCACCTGGCCGGGTTCGCTGTACTTGGGTCTGATCGCTCTCGTGCCGACGATGGCGTTGGCGGGCTTCGGCGCCAACCAGAACTTCCCGTTCGGTGGCACCAGCATCCTGATCATCGTTGGTGTGGGTCTGGAGACGGTGAAGCAGATCGAGAGCCAGCTCCAGCAGCGCAATTACGAAGGGTTCCTCCGCTGA
- the rpmD gene encoding 50S ribosomal protein L30 has protein sequence MARLKVTQTKSYIGSKQNHRDTLRSLGLKGINTVVVKEDRPEFRGMVHTVRHLVTVEEVD, from the coding sequence ATGGCTCGCCTCAAGGTCACGCAGACGAAGTCGTACATCGGCAGCAAGCAGAACCACCGTGACACTCTGCGGTCCCTTGGTCTCAAGGGGATCAACACCGTGGTCGTCAAGGAGGACCGCCCCGAGTTCCGCGGAATGGTGCACACCGTCCGCCACCTCGTGACGGTTGAGGAGGTCGACTGA
- the rplX gene encoding 50S ribosomal protein L24: MKIKKGDLVQVITGKDKGKQGKVIAAYPRDERVLVEGVNRVKKHTKAGPTARGSQAGGIVTTEAPIHVSNVQLVVEKDGNKVVTRVGYRFDDEGNKVRVAKRTGEDI; the protein is encoded by the coding sequence ATGAAGATCAAGAAGGGCGACCTGGTCCAGGTCATCACCGGTAAGGACAAGGGCAAGCAGGGCAAGGTCATTGCCGCTTACCCGCGCGACGAGCGCGTCCTGGTCGAGGGTGTCAACCGGGTCAAGAAGCACACGAAGGCCGGCCCCACCGCTCGCGGTTCGCAGGCCGGTGGCATCGTCACGACCGAGGCCCCGATCCACGTCTCCAACGTCCAGCTGGTCGTGGAGAAGGACGGCAACAAGGTCGTCACGCGTGTCGGCTACCGCTTCGACGACGAGGGCAACAAGGTTCGCGTTGCCAAGCGGACGGGTGAGGACATCTGA
- the rplE gene encoding 50S ribosomal protein L5, whose amino-acid sequence MATTTTPRLKTKYREEIAGKLQEEFSYENVMQTPGLVKIVVNMGVGDAARDSKLMDGAVRDLTTITGQKPAITKARKSIAQFKLREGQPIGAHVTLRGDRMWEFLDRTLSLALPRIRDFRGLSPKQFDGRGNYTFGLTEQVMFHEIDQDKIDRVRGMDITVVTTATNDAEGRALLRHLGFPFKEA is encoded by the coding sequence ATGGCTACCACCACCACTCCGCGTCTCAAGACGAAGTACCGCGAGGAGATCGCGGGCAAGCTGCAGGAAGAGTTCTCGTACGAGAACGTCATGCAGACCCCGGGCCTCGTCAAGATCGTGGTCAACATGGGTGTGGGCGACGCCGCCCGCGACTCCAAGTTGATGGACGGCGCCGTGCGCGACCTCACCACGATCACCGGTCAGAAGCCGGCCATCACCAAGGCCCGTAAGTCCATCGCGCAGTTCAAGCTGCGTGAGGGCCAGCCGATCGGTGCACACGTCACCCTCCGTGGCGACCGCATGTGGGAGTTCCTGGACCGCACCCTGTCGCTCGCGCTCCCGCGCATCCGCGACTTCCGTGGTCTGTCCCCCAAGCAGTTCGACGGCCGTGGCAACTACACCTTCGGTCTCACGGAGCAGGTCATGTTCCACGAGATCGACCAGGACAAGATCGACCGCGTCCGGGGTATGGACATCACCGTGGTCACCACGGCGACCAACGACGCCGAAGGCCGTGCCCTTCTCCGTCACCTCGGCTTCCCCTTCAAGGAGGCGTAA
- the rplN gene encoding 50S ribosomal protein L14, translating to MIQQESRLRVADNTGAKEILCIRVLGGSGRRYAGIGDVIVATVKDAIPGGNVKKGDVIKAVIVRTVKERRRPDGSYIRFDENAAVILKNDGDPRGTRIFGPVGRELREKKFMKIISLAPEVL from the coding sequence GTGATCCAGCAGGAGTCGCGACTGCGTGTCGCCGACAACACTGGTGCGAAGGAGATCCTTTGCATCCGTGTGCTCGGTGGCTCCGGTCGCCGCTACGCGGGCATCGGTGACGTCATCGTCGCCACCGTCAAGGACGCGATCCCCGGCGGCAATGTGAAGAAGGGTGACGTCATCAAGGCGGTCATCGTTCGCACCGTCAAGGAGCGCCGCCGTCCGGACGGCTCGTACATCCGCTTCGACGAGAACGCCGCCGTCATTCTGAAGAACGACGGCGACCCTCGCGGCACCCGTATCTTCGGCCCCGTCGGCCGTGAGCTGCGCGAGAAGAAGTTCATGAAGATCATCTCGCTCGCGCCGGAGGTGCTGTAA
- the rpsE gene encoding 30S ribosomal protein S5: protein MAGPQRRGSGAGGGERRDRKGRDGGAAAAEKTAYVERVVAINRVAKVVKGGRRFSFTALVVVGDGDGTVGVGYGKAKEVPAAIAKGVEEAKKHFFKVPRIQGTIPHPITGEKAAGVVLLKPASPGTGVIAGGPVRAVLECAGVHDILSKSLGSSNAINIVHATVAALKGLQRPEEIAARRGLPLEDVAPAALLRARAGAGA from the coding sequence ATGGCTGGACCCCAGCGCCGCGGAAGCGGTGCCGGTGGCGGCGAGCGGCGGGACCGGAAGGGCCGTGACGGCGGCGCTGCTGCCGCCGAGAAGACCGCGTACGTTGAGCGCGTCGTCGCGATCAACCGCGTCGCCAAGGTTGTGAAGGGTGGTCGTCGCTTCAGCTTCACTGCGCTCGTCGTAGTGGGCGATGGCGATGGCACCGTCGGTGTCGGCTACGGCAAGGCCAAGGAGGTGCCGGCCGCCATCGCCAAGGGTGTTGAGGAGGCCAAGAAGCACTTCTTCAAGGTCCCCCGTATCCAGGGCACCATCCCGCACCCGATCACGGGCGAGAAGGCCGCGGGCGTCGTCCTGCTCAAGCCTGCTTCCCCCGGTACCGGCGTTATCGCCGGTGGCCCGGTGCGTGCTGTCCTCGAGTGCGCCGGCGTGCACGACATCCTGTCGAAGTCGCTCGGCTCGTCCAACGCGATCAACATCGTGCACGCGACCGTGGCGGCCCTCAAGGGCCTGCAGCGTCCCGAGGAGATCGCGGCCCGCCGCGGTCTGCCCCTCGAGGACGTCGCCCCCGCGGCTCTGCTCCGTGCGCGTGCGGGAGCGGGTGCGTAA
- the rpmC gene encoding 50S ribosomal protein L29, giving the protein MSAGTKASELRELGDEELLAKLREAKEELFNLRFQAATGQLENHGRLKAVRKDIARIYTLMRERELGIETVESA; this is encoded by the coding sequence ATGTCGGCCGGTACCAAGGCGTCCGAGCTGCGCGAACTGGGTGACGAGGAGCTTCTCGCGAAGCTCCGCGAAGCCAAGGAAGAGCTGTTCAACCTCCGCTTCCAGGCGGCCACGGGTCAGCTCGAGAACCACGGTCGGCTGAAGGCCGTCCGCAAGGACATCGCGCGGATCTACACCCTGATGCGTGAGCGCGAGCTGGGCATCGAGACGGTGGAGAGCGCCTGA
- the rpsH gene encoding 30S ribosomal protein S8 translates to MTMTDPIADMLTRLRNANSAYHDDVAMPHSKIKSHIAEILQQEGFITGWKVEDAEVGKKLVLELKFGPNRERSIAGIKRISKPGLRVYAKSTSLPKVLGGLGVAIISTSHGLLTDKQAGKKGVGGEVLAYVW, encoded by the coding sequence ATGACCATGACTGATCCCATCGCGGACATGCTTACGCGTCTGCGTAACGCGAACTCGGCGTACCACGACGATGTCGCGATGCCGCACAGCAAGATCAAGTCTCACATCGCGGAGATCCTCCAGCAGGAGGGCTTCATCACCGGCTGGAAGGTCGAGGACGCCGAGGTCGGCAAGAAGCTCGTCCTCGAGCTGAAGTTCGGCCCGAACCGTGAGCGCTCCATCGCGGGCATCAAGCGGATCTCGAAGCCGGGTCTGCGTGTGTACGCGAAGTCCACCTCCCTGCCCAAGGTGCTCGGTGGCCTCGGCGTGGCGATCATCTCCACGTCGCACGGTCTCCTCACCGACAAGCAGGCCGGCAAGAAGGGCGTAGGCGGAGAAGTTCTCGCCTACGTCTGGTAG
- the rplR gene encoding 50S ribosomal protein L18, producing MAYGTKIAKGDAYKRAAIKRRHIRIRKKVNGTAERPRLVVTRSNRHIVAQVIDDIKGHTLASASTLDTSIRGEGEKSAQAGKVGALVAERAKAAGVEAVVFDRGGNQYAGRIAALADAAREAGLKF from the coding sequence ATGGCATACGGAACGAAGATCGCTAAGGGCGACGCTTACAAGCGTGCAGCCATCAAGCGGCGTCACATCCGGATCCGTAAGAAGGTCAACGGAACGGCTGAGCGTCCCCGCCTGGTAGTGACGCGCTCGAACCGCCACATCGTGGCCCAGGTCATCGACGACATCAAGGGTCACACCCTGGCGTCGGCGTCGACCCTGGACACGTCGATCCGCGGCGAGGGCGAGAAGTCCGCGCAGGCCGGCAAGGTCGGCGCCCTGGTCGCCGAGCGCGCCAAGGCCGCGGGCGTCGAGGCTGTCGTATTCGACCGTGGTGGCAACCAGTACGCCGGGCGCATCGCCGCTCTGGCGGACGCCGCCCGCGAAGCCGGACTCAAGTTCTGA
- the rplO gene encoding 50S ribosomal protein L15 — MAENNPLKIHNLRPAPGAKTAKTRVGRGEASKGKTAGRGTKGTKARYQVPERFEGGQMPLHMRLPKLKGFRNPFKTEYQVVNLDKLGALYPEGGEVTVEGLVAKGAVRKNSLVKVLGQGEISVALQVTVDAVSGSAKEKITAAGGTVTELV; from the coding sequence ATGGCGGAGAACAACCCGCTCAAGATCCACAACCTCCGTCCCGCCCCGGGCGCCAAGACCGCCAAGACCCGTGTGGGTCGTGGTGAGGCGTCGAAGGGTAAGACGGCAGGCCGTGGTACCAAGGGCACGAAGGCCCGTTACCAGGTTCCGGAGCGCTTCGAGGGTGGCCAGATGCCCCTCCACATGCGTCTTCCGAAGCTCAAGGGCTTCCGGAACCCGTTCAAGACCGAGTACCAGGTCGTGAACCTCGACAAGCTGGGCGCGCTGTACCCGGAGGGTGGCGAGGTCACCGTCGAGGGGCTCGTCGCCAAGGGTGCCGTTCGCAAGAACAGCCTCGTCAAGGTCCTCGGCCAGGGCGAGATCTCCGTGGCGCTGCAGGTGACGGTCGACGCCGTCTCCGGCTCCGCCAAGGAGAAGATCACCGCCGCCGGCGGTACCGTCACCGAGCTCGTCTGA
- the rplF gene encoding 50S ribosomal protein L6 — translation MSRIGKLPITVPAGVDVTIDGRTVSVKGPKGSLSHTVAAPIEIAKGEDGILNVTRPNDERQNKALHGLSRTLVANMITGVTQGYVKKLEISGVGYRVLAKGSNLEFSLGYSHSITVEAPEGISFKVENPTRFSVEGIDKQKVGEVAANIRKLRKPDPYKAKGVKYEGEVIRRKVGKAGK, via the coding sequence ATGTCGCGCATTGGCAAGCTCCCCATCACGGTTCCCGCCGGCGTGGACGTCACCATCGACGGCCGTACGGTTTCGGTGAAGGGCCCCAAGGGCTCTCTCTCCCACACCGTCGCGGCGCCGATCGAGATCGCTAAGGGCGAGGACGGCATTCTCAATGTCACCCGCCCGAACGACGAGCGTCAGAACAAGGCCCTGCACGGCCTGTCCCGCACGCTGGTGGCGAACATGATCACCGGCGTGACCCAGGGTTACGTGAAGAAGCTCGAGATCAGCGGTGTCGGTTACCGAGTCCTGGCGAAGGGTTCCAACCTGGAGTTCTCGCTCGGCTACAGCCACTCGATCACTGTCGAGGCCCCCGAAGGCATCTCCTTCAAGGTCGAGAACCCGACGCGGTTCTCGGTCGAGGGCATCGACAAGCAGAAGGTCGGAGAGGTTGCGGCCAACATCCGCAAGCTGCGCAAGCCCGACCCGTACAAGGCCAAGGGCGTCAAGTACGAGGGCGAAGTCATCCGCCGCAAGGTCGGAAAGGCGGGTAAGTAA
- the rpsQ gene encoding 30S ribosomal protein S17 — MSESNVTEETKTNRGFRKTREGLVVSDKMDKTVVVAVEDRVKHALYGKVIRRTNKLKAHDEQNAAGVGDRVVIMETRPLSATKRWRIVEILEKAK, encoded by the coding sequence ATGAGCGAGAGCAACGTGACTGAAGAGACGAAGACGAACCGCGGTTTCCGCAAGACCCGTGAGGGTCTCGTCGTCAGCGACAAGATGGACAAGACCGTCGTCGTCGCCGTCGAGGACCGCGTCAAGCACGCGCTGTACGGCAAGGTCATCCGCCGTACGAACAAGCTCAAGGCCCACGACGAGCAGAACGCCGCGGGCGTCGGCGACCGGGTTGTCATCATGGAGACCCGTCCGCTGTCCGCGACGAAGCGCTGGCGCATCGTCGAGATCCTCGAGAAGGCCAAGTAG
- the rplP gene encoding 50S ribosomal protein L16 translates to MLIPRRVKHRKQHHPKRRGQAKGGTEVSFGEYGIQALTPAYVTNRQIEAARIAMTRHIKRGGKVWINIYPDRPLTKKPAETRMGSGKGSPEWWVANVHPGRVMFELSYPNEKIAREALTRAAHKLPMKCRIVKREAGEA, encoded by the coding sequence ATGCTGATCCCCCGTAGGGTCAAGCACCGCAAGCAGCACCACCCCAAGCGCCGTGGTCAGGCCAAGGGTGGTACGGAGGTTTCGTTCGGCGAGTACGGCATTCAGGCCCTCACGCCGGCGTACGTGACGAACCGCCAGATCGAGGCGGCTCGTATCGCGATGACCCGTCACATCAAGCGTGGCGGCAAGGTCTGGATCAACATCTACCCGGACCGCCCGCTGACCAAGAAGCCCGCCGAGACCCGCATGGGTTCCGGTAAGGGTTCCCCCGAGTGGTGGGTCGCGAACGTGCACCCGGGCCGGGTCATGTTCGAGCTGTCCTACCCCAACGAGAAGATCGCCCGTGAGGCCCTGACTCGCGCAGCCCACAAGCTGCCGATGAAGTGCCGGATCGTCAAGCGCGAGGCAGGTGAAGCGTGA
- a CDS encoding adenylate kinase produces MRIVLVGPPGAGKGTQAAFLAQNLSIPHISTGDLFRANISQQTELGKLAKSYMDEGNLVPDEVTIAMARDRMEQPDAAGGFLLDGFPRNVSQAEALDQALKADSVELDAVLDLEVPEGEVVKRIAGRRICRKDSSHVFHVTYSPPKKEGVCDVCAGELYQRDDDTEETVRKRLEVYHTQTEPIIDYYRAQGLVVTISALGKVDEVTKRAMDALDRQAEGKGQSDGDEDKSDSEGDDK; encoded by the coding sequence ATGCGTATCGTCCTCGTCGGGCCGCCCGGTGCGGGCAAGGGAACGCAGGCCGCGTTCCTCGCCCAGAACCTGTCGATCCCGCACATCTCCACGGGCGACCTCTTCCGTGCCAACATCAGCCAGCAGACGGAACTCGGCAAACTGGCGAAGTCGTACATGGACGAGGGCAACCTCGTGCCGGACGAGGTCACGATCGCCATGGCACGGGACCGCATGGAGCAGCCGGACGCAGCGGGCGGTTTCCTGCTCGACGGCTTCCCGCGGAACGTCTCGCAGGCCGAGGCGCTGGACCAGGCGCTGAAGGCCGACAGCGTGGAGCTGGACGCGGTGCTCGACCTGGAGGTCCCCGAGGGCGAGGTGGTCAAGCGCATCGCCGGCCGCCGCATCTGCCGCAAGGACTCGAGTCACGTCTTCCACGTGACGTACAGCCCGCCGAAGAAGGAAGGCGTCTGTGACGTCTGCGCCGGCGAGCTGTACCAGCGCGACGACGACACCGAGGAGACCGTCCGCAAGCGCCTGGAGGTCTACCACACGCAGACCGAGCCGATCATCGACTACTACCGGGCCCAGGGCCTGGTCGTGACGATCTCGGCGCTCGGCAAGGTGGACGAGGTCACCAAGCGCGCGATGGACGCCCTCGACCGTCAGGCCGAGGGCAAGGGCCAGAGCGACGGTGACGAGGACAAGAGCGACAGCGAGGGCGACGACAAGTAG
- the rpsC gene encoding 30S ribosomal protein S3, whose amino-acid sequence MGQKVNPHGFRLGITTDFKSRWYADKLYKDYVKEDVAIRRMMTSGMERAGISKVEIERTRDRVRVDIHTARPGIVIGRRGAEADRIRGDLEKLTGKQVQLNILEVKSPETDAQLVAQAVAEQLSSRVSFRRAMRKSMQGTMKAGAKGIKIQCGGRLGGAEMSRSEFYREGRVPLHTLRANVDYGFFEAKTTFGRIGVKVWIYKGDVKNIAEVRAENAAARAGNRPARGGGPGGDRPARGGGRGGERGGRGRKPQQQSAPAAEAPKAEAPAAAAAPAESTGTEA is encoded by the coding sequence ATGGGCCAGAAGGTTAACCCGCATGGGTTCCGGCTCGGCATCACCACGGACTTCAAGTCCCGGTGGTACGCCGACAAGCTGTACAAGGACTACGTCAAGGAAGACGTCGCCATCCGTCGGATGATGACGTCCGGCATGGAGCGCGCCGGTATCTCGAAGGTGGAGATCGAGCGCACCCGTGACCGCGTCCGTGTGGACATCCACACCGCGCGCCCGGGCATCGTCATCGGCCGTCGTGGCGCCGAGGCCGACCGCATCCGCGGTGACCTCGAGAAGCTGACCGGCAAGCAGGTCCAGCTGAACATCCTTGAGGTCAAGAGCCCGGAGACGGACGCTCAGCTGGTGGCCCAGGCCGTCGCCGAGCAGCTGTCCTCCCGCGTCTCCTTCCGTCGTGCCATGCGCAAGAGCATGCAGGGCACGATGAAGGCCGGCGCCAAGGGCATCAAGATCCAGTGCGGTGGCCGTCTCGGCGGCGCCGAGATGTCCCGCTCGGAGTTCTACCGCGAGGGCCGTGTGCCCCTGCACACGCTCCGCGCGAACGTCGACTACGGCTTCTTCGAGGCCAAGACGACCTTCGGCCGTATCGGTGTGAAGGTCTGGATCTACAAGGGCGACGTCAAGAACATCGCCGAGGTCCGCGCCGAGAACGCCGCTGCCCGTGCGGGTAACCGCCCGGCCCGCGGTGGCGGCCCGGGTGGCGACCGCCCGGCCCGTGGCGGTGGCCGCGGTGGCGAGCGTGGCGGCCGCGGCCGCAAGCCGCAGCAGCAGTCCGCGCCGGCTGCCGAGGCCCCCAAGGCCGAGGCTCCCGCCGCCGCTGCCGCTCCGGCTGAGAGCACCGGAACGGAGGCCTGA
- the rplB gene encoding 50S ribosomal protein L2 translates to MGIRKYKPTTPGRRGSSVADFVEVTRSTPEKSLVRPLHSKGGRNNSGRVTVRHQGGGHKRAYRVIDFRRHDKDGVPAKVAHIEYDPNRTARIALLHYADGEKRYILAPRNLSQGDRVENGPGADIKPGNNLALRNIPVGTTIHAIELRPGGGAKFARSAGASVQLLAKEGQMAHLRMPSGEIRLVDVRCRATVGEVGNAEQSNINWGKAGRKRWLGVRPTVRGVAMNPVDHPHGGGEGKTSGGRHPVSPWGQKEGRTRSPKKASNKYIVRRRKTNKKR, encoded by the coding sequence ATGGGAATCCGCAAGTACAAGCCGACTACGCCGGGCCGTCGTGGCTCCAGCGTCGCCGACTTCGTCGAGGTCACGCGGTCCACGCCGGAGAAGTCGCTGGTTCGCCCGCTGCACAGCAAGGGCGGCCGTAACAATTCCGGTCGTGTGACCGTTCGCCACCAGGGTGGTGGACACAAGCGCGCCTACCGTGTCATCGACTTCCGTCGCCATGACAAGGACGGCGTGCCGGCGAAGGTCGCGCACATCGAGTACGACCCCAACCGCACCGCGCGCATCGCGCTGCTGCACTACGCGGACGGCGAGAAGCGCTACATCCTCGCCCCCCGCAACCTGTCGCAGGGCGACCGCGTCGAGAACGGTCCCGGGGCCGACATCAAGCCGGGCAACAACCTGGCCCTCCGCAACATCCCGGTCGGTACCACGATCCACGCGATCGAGCTCCGTCCCGGTGGCGGTGCCAAGTTCGCCCGCTCCGCCGGTGCCTCCGTGCAGCTGCTCGCGAAGGAGGGCCAGATGGCCCACCTGCGCATGCCGTCCGGAGAGATCCGCCTGGTCGACGTGCGCTGCCGCGCCACCGTCGGCGAGGTCGGCAACGCCGAGCAGTCGAACATCAACTGGGGCAAGGCCGGCCGCAAGCGCTGGCTGGGCGTCCGCCCGACCGTTCGCGGTGTGGCGATGAACCCGGTTGACCACCCGCACGGTGGTGGTGAAGGCAAGACTTCCGGTGGTCGCCACCCGGTCTCGCCGTGGGGTCAGAAGGAGGGTCGTACTCGTTCGCCGAAGAAGGCTTCGAACAAGTACATCGTCCGCCGCCGCAAGACGAACAAGAAGCGCTAG
- a CDS encoding type Z 30S ribosomal protein S14, translated as MAKKALIAKAARKPKFGVRGYTRCQRCGRPHSVYRKFGLCRVCLREMAHRGELPGVTKSSW; from the coding sequence ATGGCGAAGAAGGCTCTGATTGCCAAGGCTGCTCGTAAGCCCAAGTTCGGTGTACGCGGCTACACGCGCTGCCAGCGCTGCGGCCGTCCGCACTCCGTGTACCGCAAGTTCGGCCTCTGCCGCGTGTGCCTTCGTGAGATGGCTCACCGTGGCGAGCTGCCGGGCGTGACCAAGAGCTCCTGGTAA
- the rplV gene encoding 50S ribosomal protein L22, with amino-acid sequence MEARAQARYIRVTPMKARRVVDLIRGMDATEAQAVLRFAPQAASVPVGKVLDSAIANAAHNYDHTDADSLVISEAYVDEGPTLKRFRPRAQGRAYRIRKRTSHITVVVSSKEGTR; translated from the coding sequence ATGGAAGCCAGGGCCCAGGCGCGGTACATCCGCGTTACGCCCATGAAGGCCCGCCGCGTGGTGGACCTTATCCGTGGCATGGATGCCACGGAGGCTCAGGCGGTCCTGCGTTTCGCCCCGCAGGCCGCGAGCGTGCCGGTCGGCAAGGTGCTTGACAGCGCCATCGCCAACGCCGCACACAACTACGACCACACCGACGCCGACAGCCTCGTCATCTCCGAGGCGTACGTCGACGAGGGTCCGACCCTGAAGCGGTTCCGTCCGCGTGCCCAGGGCCGCGCCTACCGGATCCGCAAGCGGACCAGCCACATCACCGTGGTCGTCAGCAGCAAGGAAGGAACCCGGTAA